In the Aulosira sp. FACHB-615 genome, one interval contains:
- a CDS encoding DUF3084 domain-containing protein encodes MTTGYILIAAILILGGVIATVGDRIGTRVGKARLSLFKLRPKNTAVVVTIFTGGLISASTLGILFAADEGLRKGVFELEDIQKDLRNKREQLKTAEAQKSQVETELSQARKEQTQAQQDLQRINKSLQAANAKQRETQAKLNQTLSRQAKIQGQLQSTQGRLNQVATQYQQARSELENVYNQRKALQVAVGQLKAEQQRLYAEAKKAIDEAKTAISKRDQELANRQEIIEQRDRKIAQLDKLIQNRNLEITAREQVIATREARLKELERQQDYLEQEVARLEKYYQSYQDLRLGKLALVRGQVLAGAVIQVSQASAARQAVLQLLGDANQNAIFQLTEPSATPEKTQILRVTPERVEQLIRQISDGREYVVRIFSAGNYVRGEKQIEFFADAARNVLVFAGGEVLASTSADPKTMTSYQLRQRLDLLISASQFRARNAGIVEGVQVDGTFLRFINQLRQYDQPLDIKAIAAEDTYTAGPLRVKLLAVQNGKVIFST; translated from the coding sequence ATGACCACCGGGTACATCCTCATTGCAGCAATTTTAATTTTGGGAGGCGTAATAGCCACTGTGGGCGATCGCATTGGCACACGGGTTGGCAAAGCTCGCCTCTCACTCTTTAAGCTTCGTCCCAAAAATACGGCGGTGGTGGTGACGATTTTTACTGGTGGCTTGATTTCTGCATCAACTTTGGGCATTTTGTTTGCTGCGGATGAGGGCTTGCGTAAGGGAGTCTTTGAATTAGAAGATATTCAAAAAGACTTGCGAAACAAGCGGGAACAACTCAAAACCGCAGAAGCCCAAAAAAGCCAAGTCGAAACAGAATTAAGTCAAGCCAGAAAAGAACAAACCCAAGCGCAACAAGACTTACAAAGAATTAATAAATCTTTGCAAGCGGCAAATGCAAAACAACGGGAAACCCAAGCAAAACTTAACCAAACTCTAAGCCGCCAAGCAAAGATCCAAGGGCAATTACAAAGCACTCAAGGGCGTTTGAATCAAGTTGCAACTCAATATCAGCAAGCGCGGTCAGAATTAGAAAACGTTTATAACCAAAGAAAAGCCTTACAAGTAGCGGTAGGACAATTAAAGGCAGAACAACAAAGATTGTACGCAGAAGCGAAAAAGGCGATTGATGAAGCGAAAACAGCTATTTCCAAACGAGATCAGGAACTCGCCAATCGTCAAGAAATTATTGAACAGCGCGATCGCAAAATCGCCCAATTAGATAAACTCATTCAAAATCGCAATTTAGAAATTACTGCCAGAGAACAGGTAATTGCAACCAGAGAAGCTCGCCTCAAAGAATTAGAAAGACAACAGGATTATTTAGAACAAGAAGTAGCCAGACTCGAAAAATATTATCAGTCTTATCAAGACCTGCGTTTAGGCAAGTTGGCGTTAGTGCGTGGTCAAGTTTTAGCTGGTGCAGTAATTCAAGTCAGTCAAGCCTCGGCGGCGCGTCAGGCGGTGTTGCAACTTTTAGGCGATGCTAACCAAAATGCCATCTTTCAGTTAACTGAACCGAGTGCAACGCCAGAAAAAACCCAAATATTGCGCGTCACTCCCGAAAGAGTTGAGCAGTTGATTAGACAAATTAGTGATGGTAGGGAGTATGTCGTGCGAATTTTCTCCGCAGGTAATTACGTCCGGGGCGAAAAACAGATAGAATTTTTTGCAGATGCCGCACGTAATGTCTTAGTCTTTGCGGGAGGAGAGGTGTTAGCCAGTACTAGCGCCGACCCCAAAACCATGACATCTTATCAGTTACGGCAAAGATTAGATTTGCTGATTTCGGCTTCCCAGTTTCGCGCCAGAAATGCCGGCATTGTAGAAGGCGTGCAAGTAGATGGCACATTTTTGCGCTTTATTAACCAGCTAAGACAATATGATCAGCCTTTAGATATTAAAGCGATCGCCGCCGAAGATACATACACAGCCGGGCCTCTGCGCGTGAAATTATTAGCTGTCCAAAACGGTAAAGTGATTTTTAGTACTTAA
- the ntcA gene encoding global nitrogen regulator NtcA codes for MIVTQDKALANVFRQMATGAFPPVVETFERNKTIFFPGDPAERVYFLLKGAVKLSRVYEAGEEITVALLRENSVFGVLSLLTGNKSDRFYHAVAFTPVELLSAPIEQVEQALKENPELSMLMLRGLSSRILQTEMMIETLAHRDMGSRLVSFLLILCRDFGVPCADGITIDLKLSHQAIAEAIGSTRVTVTRLLGDLREKKMISIHKKKITVHKPVSLSRQFT; via the coding sequence ATGATCGTGACACAAGATAAAGCCCTAGCAAATGTTTTTCGTCAGATGGCAACTGGGGCGTTTCCGCCAGTGGTGGAAACGTTTGAAAGAAACAAAACGATCTTTTTTCCGGGCGATCCTGCTGAACGAGTTTATTTTCTTCTTAAGGGTGCTGTAAAACTTTCCAGGGTATACGAAGCAGGAGAAGAAATAACGGTAGCACTGTTACGGGAAAATAGTGTTTTTGGTGTTTTGTCTTTGCTGACTGGAAATAAGTCAGATCGGTTTTACCATGCTGTTGCATTTACACCTGTAGAATTGCTATCAGCACCAATCGAACAAGTAGAGCAAGCACTCAAGGAAAATCCAGAATTGTCTATGTTAATGCTGCGGGGTCTATCTTCGCGGATTTTACAGACAGAGATGATGATTGAAACTCTCGCTCACCGGGATATGGGTTCTAGATTGGTGAGTTTTTTATTAATTCTTTGTCGTGATTTTGGTGTTCCTTGTGCAGATGGAATCACAATTGATCTGAAGCTATCTCATCAAGCGATCGCAGAAGCAATTGGTTCGACTCGCGTCACAGTCACTAGGTTACTTGGTGATTTACGCGAAAAGAAAATGATTTCTATTCATAAAAAGAAGATTACTGTGCATAAACCTGTTAGCTTAAGTAGGCAGTTCACTTAA
- the fabI gene encoding enoyl-ACP reductase FabI, whose translation MLNLTGKNALVTGIANNRSIAWGIAQQLHAAGANLGITYLPDERGKMEKKVAELVEPLNPSLFVPCNVQNDEQIHSTFEAVQEKWGRLDILIHCLAFANKDDLTGGFSQTSRSGFNTALEISTYSLVQLSGAAKPLMTEGGSIVTLTYLGGVRAVPNYNVMGVAKAGLEASVRYLAAELGPQNIRVNAISAGPIRTLASSAVGGILDMIHHVEEVAPLRRTVTQQEVGNTAAFLCSDLASGITGQVLYVDAGYEIMGM comes from the coding sequence ATGCTGAATCTGACTGGAAAAAACGCCCTCGTTACAGGTATTGCCAATAATCGCTCCATCGCTTGGGGTATCGCCCAACAACTGCACGCAGCAGGGGCGAACTTAGGTATTACTTACCTCCCCGATGAACGTGGCAAGATGGAGAAAAAAGTTGCGGAATTGGTAGAACCTCTGAATCCCAGCTTATTTGTTCCCTGTAATGTTCAAAATGATGAACAGATTCACTCTACCTTTGAAGCGGTGCAAGAAAAGTGGGGTAGATTAGATATCCTCATCCACTGTTTAGCTTTTGCAAATAAAGATGATTTGACTGGAGGCTTTAGCCAAACCTCCCGTTCGGGTTTCAATACAGCTTTAGAAATTAGTACCTATTCCCTAGTCCAGTTAAGTGGCGCAGCGAAACCGTTAATGACCGAAGGCGGTAGCATTGTCACCTTGACATATTTGGGTGGCGTGCGAGCTGTGCCGAATTACAACGTGATGGGAGTTGCCAAAGCAGGTTTAGAAGCAAGTGTGCGTTATCTTGCAGCAGAACTCGGCCCGCAAAATATTCGGGTTAATGCTATTTCGGCTGGGCCAATTCGGACTTTGGCTTCTTCGGCTGTTGGGGGAATTTTAGATATGATTCACCATGTAGAAGAGGTAGCGCCTTTACGACGTACTGTAACTCAACAAGAAGTGGGTAATACTGCGGCCTTTTTGTGCAGTGACTTAGCTAGTGGTATTACTGGGCAAGTGCTGTACGTGGATGCAGGATATGAAATTATGGGAATGTAA
- the hisB gene encoding imidazoleglycerol-phosphate dehydratase HisB, producing MQISDTSHKDSILHQVSLNTARIASVHRVTGETDVQVTVNLDGTGKCHAATGIPFLDHMLHQISSHGLIDLDVQAKGDWEIDDHHTNEDVGITLGQALHQALGDRKGIVRFGNFLAPLDEALIQVALDFSGRPHLSYGLEIPTQRVGTYDTQLVREFFVALVNHSQMTLHIRQLDGINSHHIIEATFKAFARAMRMATEVDPRRAGTIPSSKGVL from the coding sequence ATGCAAATCAGCGATACTTCTCACAAAGACTCAATTCTGCACCAAGTTTCCCTAAACACAGCGCGTATTGCTTCGGTTCACCGTGTGACTGGTGAAACTGATGTGCAAGTAACTGTCAATTTAGATGGGACAGGAAAATGTCATGCTGCAACGGGTATTCCATTTTTAGACCACATGTTGCATCAAATTTCCTCTCACGGTTTGATTGATTTAGATGTCCAAGCCAAAGGAGACTGGGAAATTGATGATCATCACACTAATGAAGATGTTGGGATTACTTTAGGTCAAGCTTTGCATCAAGCGTTGGGTGATAGAAAAGGAATAGTTCGTTTTGGTAATTTTTTAGCACCATTAGATGAAGCATTGATTCAGGTGGCGTTAGATTTTTCGGGACGGCCTCACCTCAGTTATGGTTTAGAAATTCCTACCCAAAGAGTTGGTACTTATGACACTCAGCTAGTGAGGGAATTTTTTGTTGCATTGGTGAATCATAGCCAAATGACCTTACACATTCGTCAATTAGATGGTATTAATTCCCATCACATTATTGAAGCAACATTTAAGGCTTTTGCTAGAGCTATGCGAATGGCTACGGAAGTTGATCCCCGTCGCGCTGGGACAATTCCTAGTTCTAAAGGTGTTTTATAA
- the egtD gene encoding L-histidine N(alpha)-methyltransferase encodes MTISQAVNSKVTSLTSLEERLQIQRLVEATKVVTSTAGRDVVKGLTHNPKYLPPYYLYDDQGSDLFEQICELPEYYVTRTETAILQQYADEIAQITGACELVELGSGSSTKTRILLDAYQKLGGLQCYLPIDISAGMLENSARKLLEEYPSLQVYALAGTYEMALAQLPPKQSPSRMIGFIGSSLGNMTTQECDAFFSQITNALQVGEYFLLGVDLQKPKEILEPAYNDRQGVTAAFNINMLEHLNRRFEGNFDTTQFEHWAFYNETANQIEMHLRSMRSQTVQLKSLNLTVNFAPGETILTEISRKFNLNTIKQQLQSRGLVPVQTWTDTNQWFGLLLCQFQSA; translated from the coding sequence ATGACAATATCTCAAGCTGTCAACAGCAAAGTTACTTCTCTAACCAGCCTAGAAGAACGTTTGCAAATACAGCGTTTGGTAGAAGCCACAAAAGTAGTCACATCAACAGCAGGACGTGATGTAGTCAAGGGATTAACGCACAACCCCAAATATTTACCCCCATACTACTTGTATGATGACCAAGGCTCTGATTTATTTGAACAAATCTGTGAATTGCCCGAATATTACGTAACTCGCACAGAAACAGCAATTTTGCAACAGTATGCAGATGAAATTGCTCAAATCACAGGTGCTTGTGAATTAGTAGAACTGGGTAGTGGGAGTTCGACCAAAACCCGAATTTTGCTGGATGCTTATCAAAAGTTAGGGGGGCTTCAGTGCTATTTGCCAATAGATATAAGTGCGGGAATGTTGGAAAATAGCGCGAGAAAGTTACTCGAAGAATATCCCTCACTGCAAGTTTACGCATTGGCGGGAACTTATGAAATGGCTTTAGCACAACTCCCACCAAAACAGTCACCAAGTAGGATGATTGGTTTTATTGGTAGTTCTTTGGGAAATATGACAACCCAAGAGTGTGATGCTTTCTTTTCGCAAATTACCAATGCACTGCAAGTAGGTGAATATTTTTTACTGGGAGTCGATTTACAAAAACCAAAAGAAATTTTGGAACCAGCTTATAACGATCGCCAAGGTGTGACAGCAGCATTTAACATCAATATGCTGGAGCATTTAAATCGCAGATTTGAAGGCAATTTTGATACCACACAATTTGAACATTGGGCATTTTATAATGAAACTGCAAATCAAATTGAAATGCACTTGCGGAGTATGCGATCGCAAACTGTGCAATTAAAATCTCTCAACCTCACCGTTAACTTTGCCCCAGGCGAAACTATCTTGACCGAAATCTCGCGCAAATTTAACCTGAACACCATTAAACAACAACTCCAAAGCCGTGGTTTAGTTCCGGTTCAAACATGGACTGATACAAATCAGTGGTTTGGTTTGTTATTATGTCAGTTTCAATCTGCTTGA
- a CDS encoding ergothioneine biosynthesis protein EgtB: MISKLSKSTSTKEFIYYALNDCRKRTLKLLDELDDITFCNQYHPDFSPIGWHLGHIAYTESLWLLEHSAGLRCLFPQYRKLFAADGLPKSERVKLPNLAEIRYYLQTVREKVLQYLEVVDIEPQERLWRFLIQHESQHCEILSYVLELSKRGKGVGVHTSTALSNPTSTALSKQGCGGVGVQGNNITLSTQHSHFDSAQCTALSTQMVMIPAGEFEMGNNSLDALDNESFCHRVYLDTYWIDRYPVTCGQYREFMAAGGYKNPEWWSDAGWQWLQVEQVTEPLYWQSDRSYDDHPVCGVSWYEAEAYSRFVGKRLPTEAEWEKAASWDAQAQRRRTYPWGEEMPSQKYCNCDRLIGQTTPVGNYPGGESPYGLLDTLGNVWEWTASWFTPYQGFQSYPYVGYSQVYFDHQHRVLKGGSWATRPWVARCSFRNWYYPCVRQVFTGFRCATSVN; encoded by the coding sequence GTGATATCAAAATTGAGCAAATCTACTAGCACCAAAGAATTTATTTATTATGCTTTAAATGATTGTCGAAAAAGAACTTTAAAGCTGTTGGATGAGCTAGACGATATTACATTTTGCAATCAGTATCATCCTGATTTTAGTCCTATTGGCTGGCACTTAGGACATATTGCTTACACTGAGTCTTTATGGTTGCTAGAACATAGTGCGGGTTTAAGGTGTTTATTTCCGCAATATCGTAAGCTGTTTGCGGCTGATGGTTTACCCAAGTCAGAACGTGTCAAATTACCAAACTTAGCCGAAATCCGTTATTACTTGCAGACAGTCCGCGAGAAAGTGCTGCAATATCTGGAAGTGGTTGATATTGAACCCCAAGAACGTCTGTGGCGATTTTTAATTCAGCACGAAAGTCAACACTGTGAAATTCTCAGCTATGTGTTGGAATTGTCGAAAAGAGGAAAGGGTGTAGGGGTGCATACTTCGACTGCGCTCAGTAACCCTACTTCGACTGCGCTCAGTAAGCAAGGGTGCGGGGGTGTAGGGGTGCAAGGGAATAACATCACACTCAGCACTCAGCACTCACACTTCGACTCCGCTCAGTGTACAGCACTCAGCACCCAGATGGTGATGATTCCGGCTGGGGAATTTGAAATGGGAAATAATTCTTTGGATGCGTTGGATAATGAGAGTTTTTGTCATCGAGTATATCTGGATACTTATTGGATTGACCGTTACCCGGTGACTTGTGGGCAGTATCGGGAATTTATGGCGGCGGGAGGCTATAAAAATCCTGAGTGGTGGTCTGATGCTGGGTGGCAATGGCTACAAGTAGAACAGGTAACAGAACCGCTATATTGGCAGAGCGATCGCAGTTATGATGATCATCCAGTCTGCGGTGTAAGTTGGTACGAAGCGGAAGCATATTCGCGGTTTGTTGGCAAGCGTTTACCCACAGAAGCCGAATGGGAAAAAGCTGCTAGTTGGGATGCTCAAGCTCAACGTCGGCGCACCTATCCTTGGGGTGAAGAAATGCCCTCACAAAAATATTGTAATTGCGATCGCCTCATCGGTCAGACAACCCCAGTCGGTAACTACCCTGGAGGCGAAAGTCCCTACGGCTTATTAGATACCCTCGGCAATGTTTGGGAATGGACAGCTTCTTGGTTTACACCATACCAAGGTTTTCAAAGTTACCCTTATGTGGGTTACTCGCAAGTTTATTTTGATCACCAACACCGTGTATTAAAAGGCGGTAGTTGGGCAACTCGTCCCTGGGTAGCACGTTGTAGTTTTCGGAACTGGTACTATCCCTGTGTACGCCAAGTTTTTACAGGTTTTCGCTGTGCTACAAGTGTTAATTAA
- the egtC gene encoding ergothioneine biosynthesis protein EgtC — MCRLLAYLGSPVSLEHLLYKPEHSLIVQSYQPREMNSGVVNADGFGMGWYHSHKDTAPYIYKNTLPIWNDINLPHLSRYVESSCVLGYVRSATIGQALDFANCQPFNHENWLFLHNGFIENFRQTLHRRIRSTLAPEFYDKIYGSTDSEHLFALLLSQRQINKHRPPEYALRTTLLAIAELAKRHQIKVLANIIFSDGKRLIASRFAIGAANPSLYWIRDDLNFPNSVIIASEPLFPGNWNPCPENSIISVGEDCDIKIEQIY; from the coding sequence ATGTGCCGTTTACTTGCCTATCTTGGTTCGCCTGTATCTTTGGAGCATCTTCTGTATAAACCAGAACATTCTTTGATTGTCCAAAGTTATCAACCCCGTGAAATGAATTCTGGGGTAGTAAATGCAGATGGTTTTGGTATGGGTTGGTATCATAGTCACAAAGATACTGCTCCCTACATCTACAAAAATACATTGCCGATTTGGAATGATATTAACTTACCCCATCTGAGCCGTTACGTAGAATCAAGTTGCGTATTAGGTTATGTCCGCAGTGCCACAATCGGACAAGCTTTAGATTTTGCCAATTGTCAGCCATTTAATCACGAAAATTGGCTATTTCTGCATAACGGATTCATTGAAAATTTTCGGCAAACATTACACCGCAGAATTCGTAGCACTTTAGCACCAGAATTTTACGACAAAATTTATGGCAGTACAGATTCTGAACATTTATTTGCGTTGTTACTTTCTCAGCGTCAAATTAACAAACATCGTCCGCCAGAATATGCCTTACGCACTACTTTGTTAGCGATCGCAGAACTAGCGAAACGTCATCAAATCAAGGTTTTAGCTAACATTATTTTCAGTGATGGCAAACGTTTGATAGCTTCACGTTTTGCTATTGGTGCAGCAAATCCGTCTTTGTATTGGATAAGAGATGATCTGAATTTCCCGAACTCAGTAATTATCGCTTCGGAACCTTTATTTCCTGGTAATTGGAATCCTTGCCCAGAGAATAGCATCATCAGTGTGGGAGAAGACTGTGATATCAAAATTGAGCAAATCTACTAG
- a CDS encoding DUF6717 family protein, with protein sequence MTNSMMVIFPYRHNQTWVFDDERLGLVQEPFVSGVPEMIDILVQGIANVDEGFKLLFSASPFPGYQAELTWLREEYNGNWYLWREKGLEGWLCPALFKYFEQAPAKIYCQAEGLYS encoded by the coding sequence ATGACTAACTCAATGATGGTGATTTTTCCATACAGGCACAATCAAACATGGGTATTTGATGATGAGCGTCTGGGTTTGGTGCAAGAACCGTTTGTGAGTGGTGTACCTGAGATGATTGATATTCTGGTTCAGGGTATAGCTAATGTGGATGAAGGGTTTAAATTGCTGTTTTCTGCTAGTCCTTTCCCTGGTTATCAAGCCGAATTAACTTGGTTACGTGAGGAGTACAACGGTAATTGGTATTTGTGGCGGGAAAAAGGTCTGGAAGGTTGGTTATGTCCAGCGTTATTTAAATATTTTGAGCAAGCGCCAGCAAAAATATATTGTCAAGCTGAAGGTTTGTATTCCTAA
- a CDS encoding glycosyltransferase family 4 protein, with the protein MKVMILMPLAEQRGGSEMTFWDLLQQGRNSDIEWLVIFGEDGSLVKQVRSLGIDAQVFPSGRVRQLHRLVATAIKIALIAKRQQVDVIISWMWLSHLTGGLAGLLAGKPALWYQQETPDGKNFLKRLVNLMPARGVVTITKAIQAAQSKITPQLPVSLVYPGVALDRFDPAILPTPAMARQKLGLPLQGPLIGIVGRMQRWKGMHVLVQAMPKVLQKYPNAHCVVVGGKHDLEADYEDFLKSEIVNLGLQEKVILPGLQRNIPEWVQAMDVFVHASDQEPFGIVIIEAMALGKPVIAGNAGGPTEIITDGVNGLLTPYGDSEALAIAILRYLDEQDFAQNVAIAARQRALDFSTQNYAQNFINTLRSLIPGVS; encoded by the coding sequence ATGAAAGTGATGATCCTGATGCCATTGGCTGAACAACGCGGTGGCAGTGAAATGACTTTCTGGGATCTGTTGCAGCAAGGACGAAATAGTGATATTGAGTGGTTAGTAATTTTTGGTGAAGATGGTTCCTTAGTCAAACAGGTGCGATCGCTTGGTATTGATGCACAGGTTTTTCCTAGTGGTCGTGTCCGTCAATTACACCGTTTAGTTGCCACAGCCATCAAGATAGCACTCATAGCTAAACGTCAACAGGTAGATGTAATTATCAGTTGGATGTGGCTATCTCATTTAACAGGCGGACTGGCAGGATTACTAGCAGGTAAACCGGCACTGTGGTATCAACAAGAAACACCCGATGGGAAGAACTTTTTAAAACGCTTAGTTAATCTAATGCCGGCGCGTGGCGTAGTCACCATTACCAAAGCTATTCAAGCAGCACAATCAAAAATCACCCCACAACTACCAGTATCTTTAGTGTATCCAGGGGTAGCTTTAGATCGTTTTGATCCTGCTATTTTGCCTACTCCCGCTATGGCGCGGCAAAAGTTGGGTTTGCCATTACAGGGGCCGCTAATTGGCATTGTCGGCAGAATGCAACGCTGGAAAGGAATGCACGTCCTCGTTCAAGCAATGCCAAAAGTTTTACAGAAATATCCTAATGCTCATTGTGTGGTAGTTGGTGGTAAGCATGACTTAGAAGCAGACTACGAAGACTTTCTGAAATCAGAAATAGTAAATTTAGGACTGCAAGAAAAAGTCATTCTGCCCGGACTCCAGCGCAATATCCCCGAATGGGTGCAAGCGATGGATGTTTTTGTCCATGCTTCTGATCAAGAACCATTTGGCATTGTGATTATCGAAGCGATGGCGCTAGGTAAACCTGTCATTGCGGGTAATGCTGGCGGCCCCACCGAAATTATCACCGACGGAGTGAATGGCTTATTAACACCTTACGGTGATTCTGAAGCATTGGCGATCGCAATTCTCCGCTATCTAGATGAACAAGACTTTGCCCAAAATGTCGCGATCGCTGCACGCCAACGCGCCCTCGATTTTTCCACCCAGAACTACGCGCAAAACTTTATTAATACTCTGCGTTCTCTGATACCTGGCGTTTCGTAA
- a CDS encoding O-antigen ligase domain-containing protein has translation MISQSLLFNSFSETPFSPKQRSLQGWSAILGFILLSVTCYFAGVAGSLRLIYPVTALIVAIFLYLRHPILYIGFTWWMWFITPLVARLIDYKVGWDPTRQILIAPYLVVFVTIATFLRHFPKASRQGGLPFILAFVGVIYGFLVGLIYNTPVPVARGLLDWLSPIIFAFHLFMNWRDYPSYRQNLQRTFLWCVLLTGAYGIYQFVVAPEWDRYWLIQSKLFTSSGDPVPFGMRVWSTLHSVGPFGAVMQAGLLLLFTSSGPLIFPASAVGYLSFLLTQARTNWGGWLLGVIMIMGSVKARIQMRLIILILVIAACVVPLTTIEPISDVVAARLETFTNLQEDTSFRDRSGSYDRNLSLALSNLLGNGIGNTWKVNEKTGQIEVFVIDSGILDMFFTLGWFGAVFYLGGLILTLFSVANYTESRFDSFISTARAIGFSATAQLVIGSGMLSIAGIILWGFLAMAMAGHKYHQSQKITQLH, from the coding sequence ATGATATCTCAATCATTACTTTTTAATAGTTTTTCAGAAACACCATTTTCACCAAAACAGCGATCGCTACAAGGTTGGAGTGCCATCCTCGGTTTTATCTTGCTGAGTGTCACCTGTTACTTTGCGGGTGTGGCTGGTAGTTTACGCCTAATTTATCCAGTCACCGCCTTAATCGTAGCGATATTTTTATACTTGCGACATCCGATTTTATACATCGGTTTTACTTGGTGGATGTGGTTTATCACACCCTTAGTTGCCCGTTTAATTGATTATAAGGTTGGTTGGGACCCTACCCGCCAAATTTTGATTGCACCATATTTAGTTGTATTTGTCACAATTGCCACCTTCTTACGACACTTTCCTAAAGCCTCTCGTCAGGGAGGTTTACCTTTTATATTGGCTTTTGTCGGCGTAATTTACGGTTTTCTCGTCGGCTTAATTTATAACACTCCAGTCCCCGTTGCACGCGGCTTGCTAGACTGGCTCAGTCCAATTATTTTTGCTTTTCACTTATTCATGAATTGGCGAGATTATCCCAGTTATCGCCAAAATTTACAAAGGACATTTCTTTGGTGCGTATTGCTAACTGGTGCTTACGGCATCTATCAATTTGTCGTCGCCCCGGAATGGGATAGATATTGGCTAATTCAGTCAAAATTATTTACCAGTTCTGGCGACCCTGTACCATTTGGAATGCGTGTTTGGAGTACGTTGCACTCAGTCGGGCCGTTTGGTGCGGTGATGCAAGCAGGCCTTTTGTTGTTATTTACCAGTTCAGGCCCCTTAATCTTTCCGGCTTCGGCTGTTGGTTACTTATCATTTTTACTCACACAAGCGCGGACTAACTGGGGAGGCTGGTTATTAGGAGTCATCATGATTATGGGTTCAGTCAAAGCCCGTATTCAAATGCGACTCATCATCTTGATTTTAGTTATAGCCGCCTGTGTTGTGCCATTGACTACTATCGAGCCAATTTCTGACGTGGTGGCAGCGCGTTTAGAGACTTTTACGAATCTGCAAGAAGATACTAGCTTTAGGGATAGATCGGGAAGTTACGACAGAAACCTCAGTTTAGCTCTTTCTAATTTATTAGGTAATGGCATCGGCAATACTTGGAAAGTCAATGAAAAGACTGGACAAATCGAAGTTTTTGTAATTGACAGTGGTATTTTAGATATGTTTTTCACCCTTGGCTGGTTTGGAGCCGTATTTTATCTGGGTGGATTAATCTTGACGCTTTTTAGCGTTGCTAATTACACAGAATCACGTTTTGATAGCTTTATAAGTACAGCCCGTGCCATTGGTTTTAGTGCTACTGCCCAGCTAGTTATCGGCAGTGGGATGTTAAGTATCGCCGGAATAATTCTGTGGGGATTTTTGGCTATGGCGATGGCAGGACATAAATACCACCAGTCGCAAAAAATCACCCAACTTCATTAG